A part of Streptomyces sp. DSM 40750 genomic DNA contains:
- a CDS encoding FAD-binding and (Fe-S)-binding domain-containing protein: MRARNVEDVIAAHEVAREMRIPVTMRGAGTSIAGNAIGSGIVIDTRRFGRVLEIDPVARTARVEPGAVHADLQRAAAPYGLRFGPDPSSHSRCTIGGMIGNNACGSRALGYGRTVDNVESLRVLYGNGELAREQDGRPSGVTGARLATVGDANLAHLRTEFGRFGRQISGYSLEHLLPERRRIDRFLVGSEGTLATVLEATVRLVDDRVERRMLVLGYPTMADAADAVPTLLAAAPGRLIACEGMDSRIVGLVREKGSPVPDLPRGSGWLFAEVAGEGAMDSVRRLVAAGAALDTRLVDDPREAAALWRIREDGAGLAGRSLPTPAYGGWEDAAVPPEHLGAWLRDFEELLRAHDLRGIPYGHFGDGCIHCRIDFPFRPGDPASTGVFRDFMTACATRLRDYRGTLSGEHGDGRVRGELLPLMYDEESLALFRQVKAVCDPDDLLNPGIIADPVPITEDLRPVRPREPVRAGLRLLHDAGDLGDAVHRCTGVGKCVAPRTAGVMCPSYLATRDERDSTRGRARVLQEALDGGLLRGGLQDPAVAEALDLCLACKGCSSDCPSGVDMATYKSEVLHQRHDIAGVRRPRSHVFLGQLPKWARLTAPLAPLANLLLRVGPLAGLAKWVAGIDHRRSVPKFASPTLRKATDSSGTEDSPADVWIWADSFTDHFFPESGLAAIRFLESRGLTVRVVREDACCGLTWITTGQLDQARVLVGRTMRTLAPYVRSGIPVMALEPSCLASLRSDARELCDTEEADVVASGVLSFAELVERLDLSLPDLTGVEVVAQPHCHHSAVIGWDTDQRLLERAGATVTKVQGCCGLAGNFGVEKGHYEVSVAVAETHLLPTVRTHSDAVFLADGMSCRVQLDDLADVPAQHLAELFASRA; the protein is encoded by the coding sequence GTGAGGGCGCGGAACGTCGAGGACGTGATCGCGGCTCATGAGGTGGCGCGTGAGATGCGGATTCCGGTCACGATGCGCGGTGCCGGCACGAGCATCGCCGGCAACGCGATCGGAAGCGGCATCGTCATCGACACCCGTCGGTTCGGCCGAGTACTCGAGATCGACCCGGTCGCGCGTACGGCGCGCGTGGAACCGGGCGCTGTGCATGCGGATCTGCAGCGCGCGGCAGCGCCTTACGGACTGCGGTTCGGACCGGACCCGTCTTCGCACAGTCGCTGCACGATCGGCGGGATGATCGGCAACAACGCCTGCGGGTCACGGGCGCTGGGCTACGGGCGGACGGTGGACAACGTCGAGTCGCTGCGCGTGCTCTACGGGAACGGCGAGCTGGCCCGGGAGCAGGACGGCCGGCCCAGCGGCGTCACCGGAGCGCGGCTGGCGACCGTCGGGGACGCGAACCTGGCCCATCTGCGCACTGAATTCGGCCGCTTCGGCCGCCAGATCAGCGGCTACAGCCTGGAACACCTGCTGCCCGAGCGGCGCCGCATCGACCGGTTCCTCGTCGGCAGCGAGGGGACTCTGGCAACTGTCCTCGAAGCGACCGTACGGCTGGTCGACGACAGAGTCGAACGCAGGATGCTGGTGCTCGGGTACCCGACGATGGCCGACGCGGCCGACGCCGTGCCGACGCTGCTCGCTGCGGCGCCGGGTCGTCTCATCGCCTGCGAGGGCATGGACTCGCGCATCGTCGGCCTGGTGCGCGAAAAAGGTTCGCCGGTCCCCGACCTTCCCAGGGGAAGCGGTTGGCTGTTCGCGGAGGTGGCGGGAGAGGGCGCGATGGATTCGGTACGGCGGCTCGTCGCCGCCGGTGCCGCACTGGACACCAGGCTGGTCGACGACCCGCGTGAGGCGGCCGCGCTGTGGCGTATCCGTGAGGACGGCGCCGGGCTCGCGGGACGGTCACTGCCGACGCCGGCATACGGGGGCTGGGAGGACGCGGCCGTCCCGCCGGAACACCTCGGTGCGTGGCTGCGCGACTTCGAGGAGCTGTTGCGGGCGCACGACCTTCGGGGCATTCCGTACGGGCACTTCGGCGACGGCTGCATCCACTGCCGCATCGACTTCCCCTTCCGACCCGGCGACCCCGCTTCGACCGGAGTCTTCCGCGACTTCATGACCGCGTGCGCGACCCGGCTGCGTGACTACCGCGGCACGCTGTCGGGAGAGCACGGTGACGGCCGGGTCCGCGGTGAGCTGTTGCCGCTGATGTACGACGAGGAGTCCCTCGCCCTCTTCCGGCAGGTCAAGGCCGTATGCGACCCCGACGACCTCCTGAACCCGGGCATCATCGCCGACCCTGTTCCGATCACCGAAGATCTGCGGCCGGTGCGCCCGCGGGAGCCGGTGCGTGCGGGTCTGCGGCTGCTGCACGACGCGGGAGACCTCGGTGACGCAGTGCATCGTTGCACGGGCGTCGGAAAGTGCGTGGCGCCGAGGACCGCAGGGGTGATGTGCCCGTCCTATCTAGCCACGAGGGACGAGCGCGACTCGACCCGCGGCCGCGCCCGCGTGCTGCAGGAGGCGCTCGACGGTGGCTTGCTGCGCGGTGGTCTGCAGGACCCGGCCGTGGCCGAGGCGCTCGACCTGTGCCTCGCGTGCAAGGGCTGCTCGAGCGACTGTCCCAGCGGCGTCGACATGGCCACCTACAAATCCGAGGTGCTGCACCAGCGACACGACATCGCCGGGGTGCGGCGACCGCGGTCCCACGTCTTCCTCGGACAGCTCCCGAAGTGGGCGCGTCTCACCGCGCCGCTGGCACCGCTGGCCAACCTGCTCCTGCGCGTCGGGCCGCTCGCCGGCCTGGCCAAATGGGTCGCCGGTATCGACCACCGGCGATCCGTGCCGAAGTTCGCCTCCCCGACTCTGAGGAAGGCGACGGACTCCTCCGGTACGGAGGATTCGCCGGCCGACGTGTGGATCTGGGCCGACTCCTTCACCGACCACTTCTTCCCGGAGTCCGGCCTGGCGGCGATCCGGTTCCTGGAGTCCCGGGGCCTCACGGTCCGCGTCGTCCGGGAGGACGCCTGCTGTGGCTTGACCTGGATCACGACCGGCCAGCTAGACCAGGCGCGGGTCCTGGTCGGCCGGACGATGCGGACGCTCGCGCCCTACGTCCGCAGTGGAATCCCGGTCATGGCGCTGGAGCCGTCCTGTCTCGCGTCGCTGCGCAGCGACGCGCGGGAGCTGTGCGACACCGAGGAGGCGGACGTGGTGGCGTCGGGTGTGCTGAGCTTCGCCGAGCTCGTCGAGCGTCTCGACCTGTCTCTTCCTGACCTGACCGGCGTGGAGGTGGTGGCGCAGCCTCACTGCCACCACAGCGCGGTCATCGGCTGGGACACCGACCAGCGTCTGCTGGAGAGGGCCGGTGCGACCGTCACCAAGGTGCAGGGATGCTGCGGCCTGGCTGGCAACTTCGGTGTGGAGAAGGGGCACTACGAGGTCAGCGTCGCTGTCGCCGAGACGCACCTTCTGCCCACGGTGCGGACGCACTCCGATGCGGTGTTCCTCGCGGACGGCATGTCCTGCCGCGTGCAGCTCGACGACCTGGCCGACGTACCGGCCCAGCATCTGGCCGAGCTGTTCGCGTCCCGCGCCTGA
- a CDS encoding fumarylacetoacetate hydrolase family protein — translation MKLVSYHSGAGWQPGLLHGDHVFGLNTALRAAGLAASADLPSTRAFLQAHGSRLPSIAAALDPVLDGGAIEPVGDVATVRLGPPVTDPLKVLCVGLNYSDHVGETGRAMPSHPDLFAKFASSLIGPYDAIDRSDVTDNLDFEGELAVVIGKACSRVDESDALSYVAGLSVLNDITARDLQYRGTQWLAGKAVDRATPFGPAIVTLEEIGNPQALDIETFVNGTRVQGSNTKYMIFSVAKIISYVSQFLTLSPGDVIATGTPEGIGAKRNPPMWLRPGDKVEVVLEKVGTLSNQIH, via the coding sequence GTGAAGCTTGTTTCCTACCATTCCGGTGCCGGCTGGCAGCCGGGCCTCCTGCACGGCGACCACGTGTTCGGTCTCAACACCGCGCTGCGCGCGGCCGGCCTTGCGGCCTCCGCCGACCTGCCGTCGACCCGTGCGTTCCTCCAGGCGCACGGCAGCCGGTTGCCCTCGATCGCCGCGGCCCTCGACCCGGTTCTCGACGGCGGGGCCATCGAGCCCGTCGGCGACGTCGCCACGGTGCGCCTCGGCCCGCCGGTCACCGACCCGCTCAAGGTCCTCTGCGTCGGCCTGAACTACTCCGACCACGTCGGCGAGACCGGTCGCGCCATGCCGAGCCACCCCGACCTGTTCGCCAAGTTCGCCAGCAGCCTCATCGGCCCCTACGACGCCATCGACCGGTCCGACGTGACCGACAACCTGGACTTCGAGGGAGAACTCGCCGTCGTCATCGGCAAGGCGTGCAGCCGCGTGGACGAGAGCGACGCTCTGTCGTACGTGGCCGGACTGTCCGTTCTCAACGACATCACCGCCCGGGATCTCCAGTACCGCGGCACACAGTGGCTCGCGGGCAAGGCTGTTGACCGGGCGACGCCGTTCGGACCAGCCATCGTGACCCTGGAGGAGATCGGCAACCCACAGGCCCTGGACATCGAGACATTCGTCAATGGCACCCGGGTCCAAGGCTCCAACACCAAGTACATGATCTTCTCCGTCGCCAAGATCATCTCCTACGTCAGCCAGTTCCTCACCCTCAGCCCCGGCGATGTCATCGCCACCGGTACCCCCGAGGGCATCGGCGCGAAGCGGAATCCGCCCATGTGGCTGCGCCCCGGCGACAAGGTCGAGGTCGTCCTGGAGAAGGTCGGGACCCTGAGCAACCAGATCCACTGA
- a CDS encoding NAD-dependent succinate-semialdehyde dehydrogenase codes for MSTYKTISPLNGEVLAEYTMMTDTEVAAALTRATDAYRDWARTGADARGTVLGRIAQLHRERSAELAEAMATEMGKPLAQAEGEVALSASIYDYYAGAGAQLLADEVIEIGAGGRAVVQTAPTGPVLGIMPWNFPLYQVARFVAPNLLLGNTVLLKHARSCTRTALLIDAIVADANAPKGVYENLIVSSSQIASLIADDRLRGVSLTGSEEVGQIVAAQAGRHLKKCVLELGGSDPFIVLPDADLDLALDLAATGRFSNAGQSCTSSKRMIIHSDVYDRFLEGFVARAKQWNTGDPLSPETRIGPMASESGRREIAEQVADAVSKGAELHLGGVVPDGPGAFYPATVITGVTPEMRAYSEELFGPVAVLYKVDSVEKAVEVANDSRFGLGSAVFTRDADLAADIADRLDVGMVGLNTLIRSQPDLPFGGVKASGIGRELGRLGLDEFANKKTIRLS; via the coding sequence ATGAGCACGTACAAGACCATCTCGCCGCTGAATGGTGAGGTGCTCGCCGAGTACACGATGATGACCGACACCGAGGTCGCCGCGGCGCTCACCCGCGCCACCGACGCCTACCGCGACTGGGCCCGCACCGGAGCCGACGCACGGGGCACTGTCCTGGGCCGCATCGCCCAGCTCCACCGGGAGCGAAGCGCCGAGCTCGCCGAGGCCATGGCGACCGAGATGGGTAAGCCGCTCGCCCAGGCCGAAGGCGAGGTCGCCCTATCGGCCTCGATCTACGACTACTACGCCGGCGCCGGTGCCCAGCTGTTGGCCGATGAGGTCATCGAGATCGGCGCCGGGGGACGAGCCGTCGTCCAGACCGCCCCCACCGGCCCCGTGCTCGGGATCATGCCGTGGAACTTCCCGCTGTACCAGGTGGCGCGCTTCGTCGCACCCAACCTTCTGCTCGGGAACACGGTCCTCCTCAAGCACGCGCGCTCCTGCACCCGAACGGCGCTGCTCATCGATGCCATCGTCGCCGACGCGAACGCTCCGAAGGGCGTCTACGAGAACCTCATCGTGTCGTCCTCGCAGATCGCCTCCCTCATCGCCGACGACCGACTCCGGGGCGTCTCGCTGACCGGCTCGGAGGAAGTCGGCCAGATCGTGGCCGCCCAGGCCGGCCGGCATCTCAAGAAGTGCGTTCTGGAACTCGGCGGCTCGGACCCGTTCATCGTCCTGCCCGACGCCGACCTCGACCTCGCACTCGACCTGGCCGCGACGGGCCGGTTCAGCAACGCCGGCCAGTCCTGCACGTCCTCCAAGCGGATGATCATCCACAGTGATGTCTACGACCGGTTTCTCGAGGGGTTCGTCGCCCGCGCGAAGCAGTGGAACACCGGCGATCCGCTGAGCCCGGAAACCCGCATCGGCCCGATGGCGTCCGAGTCCGGCCGGCGGGAGATCGCCGAGCAGGTGGCCGACGCCGTGTCCAAGGGGGCCGAGTTGCACCTCGGCGGCGTGGTCCCCGACGGCCCCGGTGCGTTCTACCCAGCCACGGTCATCACCGGTGTGACCCCGGAGATGCGCGCCTACAGCGAGGAACTCTTCGGTCCTGTCGCGGTCCTGTACAAGGTCGACTCCGTCGAGAAGGCCGTCGAGGTCGCGAACGACTCCCGGTTCGGGCTCGGATCCGCCGTGTTCACCCGCGACGCGGACCTCGCCGCGGACATAGCCGACCGCCTGGACGTCGGCATGGTCGGCCTCAACACCCTCATCCGCAGCCAGCCCGACCTGCCGTTCGGCGGTGTCAAGGCGTCCGGGATCGGCCGAGAGCTCGGCCGCCTGGGCCTGGACGAGTTCGCCAACAAGAAGACCATCCGTCTTTCCTGA
- a CDS encoding flavin-containing monooxygenase: protein MGNEKTVREIDALVVGTGMGGVMALRTLTADAGLDAIAIDKAPQVGGTWYWNRYPGALSDTQSFMYQLPYEKELFQRTDWRTRYVPGPQIRQYIEDAVDFWDLRSRIQLETALVSAAFDEENANWHVVTDKGEFRARFLVTAAGLLSQINIPDFPGIDRFKGRIVHTADWPEDLDISGLRIGVIGNGSTGIQFMTEAAKTVAHLTSFQRTAQYSVPAGNREWSDAELEQFKTTCEDRWEEFRTSKIGFGVDETTRSIWSVSEEEREAVFEWAWRKGGNYTFATETFCDVTSDRAANELAADFIKRKIRETVQDPETARKLTPSELFARRPICDSGYFEIFNQSNVTLVSIRENPIREFVAGGLVTEDGALHELDVLVLATGFDAVEGSYRKMDIRGISGKTLKEHWADAPRTHMGMTVSGFPNLFMILGPNGPFVNNPSAIGVQAKWIAQAVKSIKDTQGASIWLREEAEEKWLQTCLDELKGSLFLETGSWIFGNNIPGKRKARTANFYVGGLDKFIAISEAEAAQGYPSYEVLIPSVV, encoded by the coding sequence ATGGGCAACGAAAAAACCGTGCGTGAGATCGATGCACTCGTAGTCGGAACCGGTATGGGCGGCGTCATGGCACTGCGCACCCTCACCGCCGACGCCGGCCTCGACGCGATCGCGATCGACAAGGCGCCGCAGGTTGGCGGCACTTGGTACTGGAACCGTTACCCCGGTGCGCTCTCCGACACCCAGAGTTTCATGTACCAGCTGCCCTACGAAAAGGAACTGTTCCAGCGGACCGACTGGCGCACTCGTTACGTTCCCGGGCCTCAGATCCGCCAGTACATCGAGGACGCCGTCGACTTCTGGGACCTGCGCTCACGCATCCAGCTCGAGACCGCCCTGGTCAGCGCTGCCTTCGACGAGGAGAACGCGAACTGGCACGTCGTCACCGACAAGGGCGAGTTCCGCGCCCGCTTCCTGGTCACTGCCGCCGGCCTCCTGTCCCAGATCAACATCCCCGACTTCCCCGGGATCGACCGGTTCAAGGGCCGCATCGTCCACACCGCCGACTGGCCCGAGGATCTCGACATCTCCGGCCTGCGCATCGGTGTCATCGGCAACGGTTCCACGGGCATCCAGTTCATGACCGAGGCCGCCAAGACCGTCGCCCATCTGACCTCGTTCCAGCGCACGGCGCAGTACAGCGTCCCCGCGGGAAACCGCGAGTGGTCCGACGCCGAACTGGAGCAGTTCAAGACCACGTGCGAGGACCGCTGGGAGGAGTTCCGCACCTCCAAGATCGGCTTCGGTGTCGACGAGACCACGCGCAGCATCTGGAGCGTCTCCGAGGAGGAGCGCGAGGCCGTCTTCGAGTGGGCCTGGCGCAAGGGCGGCAACTACACCTTCGCCACGGAGACCTTCTGCGACGTCACCAGCGACCGCGCCGCCAACGAGCTCGCCGCCGACTTCATCAAGCGGAAGATCAGGGAGACCGTCCAGGACCCGGAGACGGCGCGCAAGCTCACCCCGAGCGAGTTGTTCGCTCGTCGCCCCATCTGTGACTCCGGTTACTTCGAGATCTTCAATCAGTCCAACGTCACTCTTGTCAGTATCAGGGAGAACCCCATCCGGGAGTTCGTGGCGGGCGGCCTCGTCACCGAGGACGGCGCCCTCCACGAGCTCGACGTCCTGGTCCTGGCCACCGGCTTCGACGCCGTCGAGGGCAGCTACCGGAAGATGGATATCCGCGGCATCAGCGGTAAGACCCTCAAGGAGCACTGGGCCGACGCCCCCCGCACCCACATGGGCATGACCGTGTCCGGATTCCCGAACCTGTTCATGATCCTCGGCCCGAACGGCCCGTTCGTGAACAACCCCTCTGCGATCGGCGTTCAGGCCAAGTGGATCGCCCAGGCCGTCAAGAGCATCAAGGACACCCAGGGCGCCTCCATCTGGCTGCGCGAGGAGGCCGAGGAGAAGTGGCTCCAGACCTGCCTCGACGAGCTCAAGGGCTCGCTGTTCCTGGAGACCGGCTCGTGGATCTTCGGCAACAACATCCCCGGCAAGCGAAAGGCCCGCACCGCCAACTTCTACGTCGGCGGCCTCGACAAGTTCATCGCGATCTCCGAGGCGGAGGCAGCCCAGGGATACCCCAGCTACGAGGTCCTGATCCCGTCCGTGGTCTGA
- a CDS encoding LysR substrate-binding domain-containing protein, protein MNVRQLQAFLAVAEHLHFGRAAEQLFMAQAPLSRTIQALEGDLGTRLFERNTRSVSLTPAGRALIEPARQVLEAVACAETAVRAAVSGESGIVRVEFCGVAAHPLVAALSRAMRADHPGIRLDLTSQAVSRPTIRRLLDEEVDVGLGRFDNPPPGLDSEVLIADSLVVAVPRTHRLAGSQVVGFQDVASEPFVSLPYATGSVTTDRLWRLGYAHGAGGVNNVQFAPDTFSCLALVGAEVGCHLALRSVARTTTNPNVVFLPLAQRECELVPDVHLRVAWRSGATTLPVEAALGHLRRHLRQNRPAVAA, encoded by the coding sequence GTGAATGTGCGACAACTTCAGGCTTTCCTCGCGGTCGCCGAGCATCTGCACTTCGGTCGGGCCGCGGAGCAGCTCTTCATGGCCCAGGCGCCGCTGAGCCGGACCATCCAGGCCCTCGAGGGTGACCTCGGTACCCGCCTCTTCGAGCGCAATACCCGCTCGGTCTCCCTCACCCCGGCCGGCAGAGCTCTCATCGAACCTGCCCGTCAAGTGCTCGAAGCGGTCGCCTGCGCCGAAACCGCCGTCAGAGCTGCTGTCTCCGGGGAATCCGGCATCGTCCGTGTCGAGTTCTGCGGGGTCGCCGCGCATCCTCTGGTGGCCGCCCTCTCCCGCGCCATGCGCGCGGACCATCCCGGCATCCGCCTCGATCTGACCTCGCAAGCCGTCTCCAGGCCTACGATCCGCCGCCTGCTGGATGAAGAGGTGGATGTCGGGTTGGGCCGCTTCGACAATCCGCCGCCCGGCCTCGACAGTGAGGTCCTCATCGCGGACTCGCTGGTCGTAGCGGTGCCCCGGACGCATCGCCTCGCCGGCTCCCAGGTCGTGGGCTTCCAGGACGTGGCCTCCGAGCCCTTCGTCTCCCTGCCCTACGCCACCGGATCGGTCACCACCGACCGGCTCTGGCGCCTCGGCTACGCGCACGGCGCCGGCGGCGTCAACAACGTCCAGTTCGCCCCCGACACCTTCTCCTGTCTGGCGCTGGTCGGTGCCGAGGTCGGCTGTCATCTCGCCCTGCGGTCCGTCGCCCGCACGACGACCAATCCCAACGTCGTCTTCCTCCCCCTCGCTCAACGCGAATGCGAACTGGTGCCCGACGTGCATCTCCGCGTGGCGTGGCGATCCGGGGCGACCACCCTGCCCGTCGAAGCCGCACTCGGACACCTGCGCCGCCATCTGCGCCAGAATCGACCGGCGGTCGCCGCCTGA
- a CDS encoding C-terminal binding protein — protein sequence MSLASSTETPAGIAGGAGGLLLVGPQQYPSLERERALAEEFGLDFMVAPDRKTFRASIPEATVVMVTPYAPVEAQDFAAMKKCIAVVRYGIGYDNIDVTAARTKGVPVAIVPGAATEEVASHALTMGLLLARRIPAGQSAIEAGQWAGSVGMDTPRFSHLDVAVVGMGRIGRQVARWYAALGTNVRGYDPFATFTSVPAAPLRELLEQSDVVSLHLPLSAETRNLMSAEVIGRMRHRSVLVNVSRGGLVDEAALADALRSGHLAGAGLDTFTTEPLPADHVLRGVPNLVMTPHVAWRSDLAMDALQEAVVLRARQALTGRPLSDLVT from the coding sequence ATGTCTCTTGCAAGCAGCACCGAAACCCCGGCCGGAATCGCCGGTGGTGCCGGTGGTTTGCTCCTTGTCGGTCCTCAGCAATACCCGAGTCTGGAGCGGGAGCGGGCGCTGGCCGAGGAGTTCGGGCTGGACTTCATGGTGGCGCCGGACCGGAAGACGTTCCGTGCGTCGATCCCGGAAGCGACCGTGGTGATGGTGACCCCGTACGCGCCCGTGGAGGCCCAGGACTTCGCCGCGATGAAGAAGTGCATCGCCGTGGTGCGGTACGGCATCGGCTACGACAACATCGACGTGACGGCCGCCCGGACGAAGGGTGTGCCGGTCGCGATCGTGCCGGGTGCGGCGACCGAGGAGGTCGCGTCGCACGCGCTCACCATGGGGCTGCTGCTGGCGCGGCGCATCCCGGCGGGGCAATCGGCCATCGAGGCCGGCCAGTGGGCGGGCAGCGTCGGGATGGACACGCCGCGGTTCTCCCATCTGGACGTCGCGGTCGTGGGCATGGGCCGGATCGGCCGCCAGGTCGCCCGGTGGTACGCGGCACTGGGCACGAACGTCCGCGGCTACGACCCGTTCGCGACCTTCACCTCGGTACCGGCCGCGCCGCTGAGGGAACTGCTCGAGCAGTCCGACGTGGTGTCGCTGCACCTGCCGTTGTCGGCCGAGACCAGAAACCTGATGTCGGCCGAGGTCATCGGACGCATGCGGCACCGCTCGGTCCTCGTCAACGTCTCGCGCGGCGGGCTCGTCGACGAGGCCGCGCTGGCGGACGCGCTGCGGTCCGGCCATCTGGCGGGTGCGGGTCTGGACACCTTCACGACCGAGCCGCTGCCGGCGGATCACGTACTGCGCGGTGTGCCGAACCTGGTGATGACCCCGCACGTCGCGTGGCGGTCCGACCTGGCGATGGACGCGCTCCAGGAGGCCGTCGTGCTGCGCGCCCGACAGGCGCTGACAGGCCGGCCGTTGTCGGACCTGGTCACCTGA
- a CDS encoding APC family permease, with product MDEPRHLQGNMGVGELAMSVLAFSAPLTTVAGFIPVLLMFGGKTGPAIYIVATVILLVFCVGFTVMGRAVPNPGGFYSFVTQGLGRPAGLGGAFLATFGYFMIGFFAPSFFAITVQSYVEKNLNGPHIAWGWYALAIVAVTTALAYRRIDLSAKVLTVVMVLEVVAVLVFDVASFVHGAPSGTGGATLSLPWLTDPNIGLALLFVVGNFFGFEATVIFREEVKDPDKTIPRATYLSVAGIGVFYALAAWAYIAFTGADKTQATATANTGGMFTDALTVLVGKTVVDIVTVLLLTSILASMLSIHNVTARYMYSLGTDGVVPTVLGKVHPKHGSPYAAASVIGGLWAIGVVLFVALGSDPNVLYARASGIGSFAILLLLFAASVAVFVYFRRNPSREPVWKTAVAPLVAAIGIGVVACLAVANYSDLLGGSGFVTSFFLIFTFALFLIGMAVARVLRTRRPEVYQRIGRQEL from the coding sequence GTGGACGAGCCGCGGCATCTGCAGGGCAACATGGGCGTCGGCGAGCTCGCCATGAGCGTGCTCGCGTTCTCCGCGCCGCTGACCACGGTGGCCGGGTTCATCCCGGTGCTGCTGATGTTCGGCGGCAAGACGGGTCCGGCGATCTACATCGTGGCGACGGTCATACTCCTGGTCTTCTGCGTCGGCTTCACGGTGATGGGCCGTGCCGTTCCGAACCCGGGCGGCTTCTACTCCTTCGTGACCCAGGGTCTCGGACGCCCGGCCGGTCTGGGCGGCGCGTTCCTGGCGACGTTCGGCTACTTCATGATCGGTTTCTTCGCTCCGTCGTTCTTCGCCATCACGGTCCAGAGCTACGTGGAGAAGAACCTCAACGGTCCTCACATCGCATGGGGCTGGTATGCGCTGGCGATCGTCGCGGTGACCACCGCACTGGCCTACCGGCGCATCGACCTCTCAGCGAAGGTGCTGACCGTAGTCATGGTGCTCGAAGTCGTCGCCGTTCTCGTCTTCGACGTCGCGTCGTTCGTCCACGGGGCTCCGTCCGGCACCGGGGGCGCCACCCTGAGCCTGCCGTGGCTCACCGACCCCAACATCGGTCTGGCACTCCTGTTCGTGGTCGGCAACTTCTTCGGGTTCGAGGCGACCGTCATCTTCCGCGAGGAGGTCAAGGATCCCGACAAGACCATCCCCCGGGCCACCTACCTGTCCGTGGCGGGCATCGGCGTCTTCTACGCTCTGGCCGCGTGGGCCTACATCGCCTTCACCGGCGCGGACAAGACGCAGGCGACCGCCACTGCCAACACCGGCGGAATGTTCACCGACGCGCTGACCGTGCTGGTCGGCAAGACCGTGGTCGACATCGTCACCGTCCTGCTGCTGACCTCGATCCTGGCGTCGATGCTGTCCATCCACAACGTCACGGCGCGATACATGTACTCGCTCGGCACCGACGGTGTGGTGCCGACGGTCCTGGGCAAGGTGCACCCCAAGCACGGGTCGCCGTATGCGGCCGCGTCCGTCATCGGCGGCCTGTGGGCCATCGGTGTGGTGCTCTTCGTGGCGCTGGGCAGCGACCCGAACGTCCTGTACGCCCGGGCGTCCGGCATCGGTTCCTTCGCGATCCTGCTGCTCCTGTTCGCGGCGAGTGTGGCGGTGTTCGTCTACTTCCGTCGCAACCCGTCGCGGGAACCTGTGTGGAAGACCGCCGTCGCACCGCTCGTGGCGGCGATCGGTATCGGCGTGGTGGCCTGTCTCGCGGTGGCGAACTACTCGGACCTGCTCGGTGGCTCCGGCTTCGTCACGTCGTTCTTCCTGATCTTCACATTCGCGTTGTTCCTGATCGGAATGGCCGTCGCGCGAGTTCTGCGGACTCGGCGTCCCGAGGTGTACCAGCGCATCGGCCGCCAAGAGCTGTGA